Part of the Sorghum bicolor cultivar BTx623 chromosome 1, Sorghum_bicolor_NCBIv3, whole genome shotgun sequence genome, AGCGTGGCCATGTGTTTGCTGGTGCCAGTTTTTTCTTTTCGGGCGCCGACCTGGCATTTTACAAATTAAATCTGTTGCATGAAGCAAACGATTCCCGAAGCTTGACGCCGTCGCCTTGATCCACTGGAGCTGGAGCCTGGAGGGTACCGGCATCGCATCGGCACATCGCAGCCGCCGAATCGCATCAGTACTTTATATTATACTCGTCCGTCCAGAGACCAGAGCCAGTGAAGTAAAGAGTCCAAGACCAAGAGTGACACGAGAGGACCAGGGGAGCCATCCACAAAATCTGCAGTGACAATGCAGGACGCCGTGGCGGCCTCCGGACCCGCCAATGCCGCCGCCACCTTCTACTCCGCCGCCACCGGCGTGTACGCCAGCACGCACCCTCCGGTGGCTCTCCCCTCCGACCCTTCCCTCTCCCTCGTCCCGCACATCTTCGCCCGCCTGCCCGCCGCCCGCCCCGACGCCCCGGCCCTCCTCGACGCCGCCACCGCCgaggccctctcccgcgccgACCTCCGCCGCCTCGTCTCCGCCCTCGCGGCgggcctccgccgccgcggggGCCTCCGCGGGGGCGATGTCGTGCTCCTCGCCCTGCCCAACTCCGTCGCCTTCCCCGTCGCGTTCCTCGCCGTCCTCGCCGCCGGGTCCGTCGCCACCACCATGAGCCCGTCCAGCGCCCCCGCCGAGATCGCCGCCAGGGTTCGGGACACCAGCCCCGCCCTCGTGTTCGCCGCGCCCGACAACGTCGGGAAGCTCCCGCCGTTGCGCGTCCCGGTCGTCCTCGTCCCCGACGCCTTCCACCACCTCGGGGACGACGGCGCCCCCGAGTTCGCGCCCTTCCGCGAGTTGCTGCTGTTCGATTCCGAGCCACTGATGGCCCCTCCGGTGGGACAGGACGACGCGGCCGCCATCCTCTACTCGTCGGGGACGGGCGGCCGGAGCAAGGGCGTCGTGCTCACGCACCGCAACCTCATCGCCACGGTCGAGCTCTTCGTGCGCTTCGAGGCCTCGCAGTACGCCGCACCTGCTTGTGACAATGTCTACCTGGCGGCGCTGCCCATGTTCCACGTCTACGGACTCGCGCTCTTCGCCGTGGGCCTGCTCTCGCTCGGTTCCACGGTGGTCGTCATGAAGAGGTTCGACGCGGGCGACGCCGTTAAGGCCATCCACAGATTCAAGGTCACGCACTTCCCGGTCGTTCCGCCCATCATGGCGGCTCTGGTGCACGCCACCAAGCCAGCGGCAATGCCGTTGGAATCCTTGGTGCAGGTGTCCACCGGTGCAGCGCCGTCCAGCGGCAGGCTCATCGACGACTTTGTCAAGGCTTTCCCCCACGTCGATTTCATTCAGGTGCCTGCCTAGTGCCTACCGCACCCACAGTCATTTCATTTGTTTGTTTTCGTTCGTCCCTACCTTGCCCAAGTtggttatgcttatgcttgatggggaCGACTCTGCTTTGGTACTAGAGTACGGAACAGAGCTGCGCACAAATCTAGGAATCAATTTTTGTATAGGAGAAAAAGTTCCATCTACTCAATTATATGCCCTGCTCTGAAATCTGAATAGTCTTCTAATAGGAGAAAACATGTTCAGTTTTTCCCAGTTACTTAACAGTAGGTAACCATGCAATTATTTTAATAGTGGCAGATAGGTGAAGACAAGTGTCAACTAGCTGAAGACAAGTGTGCATATTCGACAGGTGTTACATGCTCATGAGTACAGGTGTCGGAGTCAGTGGTGCAAGTGTCTGAGGTGCCCGTGTAGGGTCTTTGAGGCTGTTCAGTTTTTAGGAAGTGCCTCTATTAGTGGACCTAGAAACTGCTTTTCTAGAAACAGTTGCTTTCGCCTAGTACAATTTTCGCAGCATCTTGGATCCTATTTTTGAATCAACTTTCTGCTTTTCCAAATGGGTGGAAATAGAGAAACATTTGACAACTGTTCGAAGGGAGATAAAAGAGGAGCGCattgttcgtttgagcttatcagtcGAATCTGTCAGCAATtcagcaatgtttttctctcacaaaaaAATTAGCCAGCAGTATTTTCATAGTTGTTTTACAACACATAGCTCACAAACAGCTTTTACACATCTAAACCAAATAGAACCTGACTCAACAAGTTCATGTGGACAATGTCAAATGCCACTAGGAATCTGATGTGGGTGTAGGTTGTCTGATTCAGCAAACGAAAAAAAAGGATATGAATGTCTAGGtaacactaaggccttgtttggttctcCTAAAAATTGTAAGAATGAAAATGAGATGTAAACAAGTGGATTTTAGACACCAAATTACAAGAATCTAACTATCCACCTCCACTCTACTAATAATCTCTGTTTAGAAGTCAGGGATTTAAACATATCTCACTTTTTTCAATCTAGAATCTGGATTCTACAATCACTATCTGCACGATCTTATAATGGTCATGTGCCTTGTTCAGAATTTTAAAGTTAACCTTCCTATTTGGGCATGCCCAAGGACGTGCTAAAATATGGAAATCGACTTGAGTTGGCGGGTGCAGCGTTTGACAAGCAGGTTCTTTATGCATGATACCAAATGCCACCTGGAATCTACGCTTGTATGGTGTCTAATTTTACTAAAACAAGGACACTAGTATATGGGTAACACTAATAAACTCTCAAAATATGATTCCATGCCTTGTTTAGaattattaaggccttgtttagttccacccaaaaaccaaaaacttttcaagatttcctatcacatcaaatcttgtggcacatgtatggagcattaaatatagataaaaaattaactaattgcacagtttgcctgtaatttgtgagacgaatcttttgagtctagttagtttatggttggataataattgtcaaatacaaacgaaagtgctacagtgaccAAATTTTTTTCgcatagggaactaaacaaggcctaagttgacCTTCCTAGTTGAGCATGCCTGACGCCCAGATCACCTGTCACCTCACTGGGACAATGAGGGACATGGCAATATATTAAGTCCAACACAGGTGTATATGCTGTTTGATTCAGCAAGTTTCTTTTTGCACAATGCCAAATGCCACTAGCACTGGTGTAGGTTCTCTGATTTggcaaaccaaaaaaaaaaaaaaaaaataggacACAAGTATCAGGGTAACACTAATACACATAGGGATGCGAATGGGGTTGACCCATGGATAGTTGACCCAACCCACAAACGCGAGGTCAATGGGTCATAGGGGCCAGCCAACCTCAATGTCTAAAATGGGTCAATAGGGTAAGATGTCTCTATCCAATCGTCACATACAATCCATTTTTAAAAATTTGTTGACCctcttcatttttttttccaaataaaCATGATTAGTCAAAACTTTTAAGCAAGTCTATACTTGGAAGTGGATCGAGAAATATCATACTTGAAAGTGAAAACAGATAAAATTAAAATCGTAGTTCACTTGCAAACTTATTTAATTTGATGTATTGCTAATAGCCTTAATGTGTTACCATGATACTTTTGAatcttttatctcatcttttctAGAGGTGTTGATAATACACATGGCTCATggtagcagaaaaaatatttgggCCGACTCATGCTACCAATGGACTAGTGAGACCATAGCCTTTAGGCAAAATGTATTGACTCATGAATCCTAAAAATTAGCCTTGAGGCCACGGGGTTGAGTCGGCCCATTCCCATTCATGAATACACACAAAATATGGATAACTTGACCTTCCTTTCTACTAGCAAAGGGAAAAGATTTTACTTTTTTTCTTGAAAAAACCTAAGAAAACAAAGATTTACAACAAATTCAAGCATATGGGGAATCCCTAAATCGCCTACTTTTTGGCTGGCTTTTAGCAGGGAAGTATGGTTCTCAATCTCAATCAACCCTACAACCACTAGGCCTGTAAAGCAGTGATGCAGGATTCCAATAGCAGACTTGCTACTTGGTGGTTTCAGAGTAGGAAACAGGTTGATAAGTCGGGGTGCAATGGTTCGATTGCCTTGTGCTCCTAGTGATTTGGTTACTTTGGAAGGAAAGAAACCAGCAGTTCAGTGTTCAACTATCACTTTGGTACTGAAGATCAAGGATGAGGCCAGATTGTGGATTCAAGTAGGATGCCATAGGTTGAGGTCGCTTGTTGCTCTAGCTGGTTTCAATGTGTAATCTGGATACTAGCCATAGCCAGTAATTTTTTTTTTCGTTTTCTTAAGTATAATAAACCTCACTGTACTTTATGCCACTGAGCTGCGGGTGTGGTCGCTTTCCtttctcttaatgaaatacgtgCTCAGGTTCATTcgcggaaaaaaaaagaaatggcTTCATTTATAATCTTTTATACAATCCTAGTACTTACTGAAATGTGCTTTACTGACATAAAAGCTTCAAGTCACTAACTGCATCTTAACATGTCGCTATCTTTCAATGGTGCTTATGTTTGAAGAACTAAAATGGCAGGTTGGAATCTGTATCTTATTTTTCTGTATATACAAAACTTTTGGAGTAATGGTTTGCTGTCCTAGGAGATTCCCTTGGCTGTACAGCTTGTGATGCGGCTGAGTCATAGCAGCAACTTTGCTCTTTCTGCAGAACTTCATTAAATGCTTTATAAAGACTGCTTGTTTTATTAGAAAATAGAGAAACCTCATACTGAAAAAATACTCACTATCATGCAATGTAATGTGTTCACAGGGTTATGGCATGACTGAATCTGCTGCTGTAGGAACTCGTGGCTTCAATACAAAGCAGAAGAAGTATGCTTCAGTAGGACTCCTCGCTCCAAACATGCATGCAAGAATTGTTCATATGGAAACTGCTTGCTGCCTGCCTCCAGGCTCTTGTGGGGAGCTCTGGCTCCATGGTCCAGCTATAATGAAAGGTACATTCTCTTGAGTTTATCTGTGTTATTCTGTCACTTGATTACAAAAAGTAGTACTCCATTCCAAATTTAAGTTGTTCTGACTTTATTTTTtggagatatagattttactatgtatctaaacataatgtatatctagGTACATAGCAAAAACTATGTACTTAGAAAAGCCAGAggtacttacaatttggaacggagCGAGTGACATTTTGCATGCACTCTACTAAACTGATGTTTAATTGTCAATTAGCATTCAGATGCTTAGTAGTTCTTTCAAAGATAATGGTAAGAATATTGCTAATTTGCTATACAACTTAAACTGGTCTGATTGTGCTTATTTATGCTGTGAGCTGAAATCCTAATAAGACTTCACATATGTGTTTGGATTCTGAAGCACGTTTGATCACAGGTTACTTGAATCATCAGGATTCACGTGCAATAAATGATGGCTGGCTGCGAACCGGTGACATTGCTTACTTCGATTTCGATGGGTACTTGTACATAGTGGGCCGCTTGAAAGAGGTGATCAAGTACAAAGGATTTCAGGTATGCAGGCTTCCTTTAGCAGGCCCAGCTAAAGTGCACTATTTTCTCATTTTTGTTATTGTATACATTGTGTGAGGAAAAAGCTTCGTTCTAGTAACAAACtgtttttccatttttttctgaCCGTCAGATAGCTCCAGCTGACTTGGAAGCAATTTTGATCGAACACCCTGGAATTGTTGATGTGGCTGTGACATCGTGAGTTTCAACGTTCCTGATGTGTACTTCATATTTTGCCCTGTGCTTTAGCCTAGTCCTTAGAATCTTATGGTTCGACTGATAGTACTGAGGATAAAGAAGCTGGAGAGATACCAGTTGCCTTCGTGGTGAGGAAATCTGGAAGTGGCCTTTCATGCACTCAAGTGATGGATTATGTGGCCAAGCAGGTAAGGAAAATACTAAACACCCTGTTCTTTATGCTTCAATTTGCCATGTTGTCACAGTATACATAACACGTCCCTCTCCTAGCTATCAAATTTCGGGCAAGCGGTGTAATAAATCTAAGTACACACAGATACGTGTTGCTTTCACCAAGAAAGGACTAGTAACTAAAATGAGGCAGGTATATTAGCAAGTTTGAAGATTGAGGTTGGGTGGTTTGTGGTTGCTGTGCATGCTCCCCACCTGTACACCAGTGTTGTCTCTGTTCTTTCTAGAGATTTCCACGggcatgcatcatgcatgcgCTGCGCTCTCCATCACTCTCAGGGTACCAGCACCATCTGTAGGGATGGCAATGTGTAACTAACTGGTACCGCGAGTGAGGTCAGATGATTTGGCGTTGGCACCCCATATCATCGTTTCCTGAAAGAATCGATACTGGGGTAGCTTTCTTATATTCCAAAGAATTGTGCAATTTTACACGTCATCTAGTCCTAACACATCAGGCTGGCATGCACTCCTCCCATTGTTGACTCTCGATAGCTTCTTCAAGAACAACAATAATACTCTAGCTGCGCAAAATTCAGTGGTGGGCGAGAAAAGGAAAATTCCTTGGAGACcttttcagagagagagagagagagagagagagagagagagagagagagagagagttgcaGAGGAAAACTAGGTGGCGTTAGGGATTGTTACTGACTTTGTCAAGTAAGGCCACCCTGAATGAATTTGATATACTGTAATGTAGTAAACCTGTAGGCTGTAGTTGATTGCGTCACATTCTCAGTCAGATACATCTTGATACCTAGACTGATGGGATTGGAATCGAATCACTGGCATGAAGTAGGAGTAGAGTTTGaggaatcttttttttttctactcAAGTTAGTGATGGTGCAGGTGTCCCCGTATAAGAAGGTGCGGAAGGTGGTGTTCGTGGAGTCGATCCCCAAGTCGCCGGCTGGAAAGGTTCTGAGGAGGCTTCTCAAGGACTCTCTTGCAGCTAGCGCTGTTGCTGGTCCAACAAGTTATTCTGAGTCCAATCCCATGCGCCATTCGAGACTGTAACTGCAGGCAAGCCAAGCAGGATATCGGTCAGGCTGCGCCATCGATTTCAAGCTTTCATTTTAAAGCTGCCGTGGCATGAATAGCTCTAGGATCACGGTTAGGGCCTTAGGGCAACCATATAGATGAACAATGACCTTTTTGTTTGGATTAGTTGGCTTGTTAAGCCAAATTCAAAGCCCGAGGAAGATGTTTTatcttcttcttttctctttgttccttccGTTCAAGAATACCAAGAAAAGGTCAAATTTTCCTACAATCTGAAAAGAAGGTAGCCAAATTATACTTCATATTTCAAAACATGGCTTCACGCCATGTTGGTCCTATATATGGCTTTATCTTTGACATTTCGGGAGAACTACTGTGGTTAAATCCTAACTGTAAAGTTGTAAATATTGCCTTTCAAAATAAAATATTCCTTGTGCATACATACTACGTCGTCTACGACTACGTACGAGGAATGGAATGTTTCCTTGGTTAGTTCGTTGGTGCAAGACACGCATGTTATGATATTCTCGAGGTAGTAGCGTGGAAGCTAGCTTTCTAGAGAGAAGACACATGCAAGCAACGCAATGCAATGCAAAAGGCCGTGAAACCTGAAGGAATATGCGGTCGATGATCGGGAATGTGCTGTGCTGCCGCCGGAACTGGAACCCAGTGGAACTGGAAGGGAAGCCGGGAGGACAGAGGCGGCAGGTGTTGGTTGGTCGCTGGCCTTGCTATCTCATCTGATGACGACCCGTCTTTGTATGATGTATGTAGTCGTAATTTTATTTAAACTTTTGTTTGGCGGGCACGGATGATGGGCACGCACTAGGCACATATTTAGTGACGGCCAAACCAACCAGCCGACCTGCGCGTGGGGAAGGAATGAGCAGCAGCGGGAGAAGGCAGCTCACCTAATACCGACCAACGCGTTTTTATTTCCTCTCACCcttatttgtttcttttttctttctttacatACATGGCATTCAGATTTTAAAAGGCGATACTGCATAAATGTCGATACTTTAGGTTTATGTGGCTTATGAAATGAAAAGTTtcacaaaaaaatttagatataAAATAAACTTGATCATGTAGAAAGGTAGAACAAtcatgttcgcttgagcttatttaTCAAATCTAcatttagcagtgtttttctctcacaacaaatgagCGAATAACACTTTTAACTATGACTTTTCTACTGAATGAATAGGCTCGAGATCAAGGAAAAAAACCATGAACCCTTACTATTTACGACCTAGCACTAAATACTAATGATGAAGATCATCTACGGTCACATATAATATTACAGCTGTTAGTGGACCTAGTATTTTACTGAAAATAGAATAAAAAAGTAGTAGTTTTTTTCCAGGACCTATAGGTTGTATTTGCGCTTTCTTATCGCTGCGCTAGACGTATGATGTTCTCATAATTTAGTTATACAAATTTATTGTAGTTGAACTAGGTCATCCTACGGATCGATACCCATGGGTATGCTCGACGCCCATGCTTAACTGTCTGTGTGCATATATTAATTAATATCTGAAAAACATAAACAAGGTTTCAAATGCCCAAGACTTTGAAGCGAATGGAGTAAAACATGCTGGTCTCGGTCGACATTACCATGAAAGGCTAACAAGTTAAACAACATGAATATGAAAAGGGTGCgcgacaaaaaaaaaaactcaaattCTGAGGGCACGtgatcttttatgtacttgtgcATGCTCGGTCCGACCTACACATATAGTATGCTTTTTTTTCGTTAACTAACTAACAAAGGCGAAAAGATGAAGGAGAACTCAATTAATTAGTTATTaggtctataattgaacaatggtgggtagtagtagtagaactAGAAGTAGGTCTATAATTGAGGTGGGGATGATGCATGTTACGCacacgcagcagcagcagcagtcgtAGCGCTCTTCTTCAGCGGTGCACGTGCTGACGTGCCGCTGGTGGAGCCCAGCAGACACGTTAGGTTGTGCGATGCTGCCACGCGAGCGACGGTAGCAGCCCGCCCAGCCTGGCGCTACGTACTGTACTGTACCTGTACGTGCTCTCTCGGGcgcgtgtgtgtgtgcgcgcgcgctaCGCGTCGGCATCCGATCCGGCCTCCTTGTGCCTTCAGCGCGCGGGATCGGGCGGGCGGGGCCGGGATGCCCAGCCTCGCCTttgtcccgccgccgccgccttcttGTGCTCCAGGCGTGTGTGCACACACCGTTTTGGTTGTTCGGGTGCGACGGGAGTGGTACTGAGTGATCGGTACGGTTGGCCGGCCGGACGGACTAGTAGTACTCCACGTGTGGACTCGGGTCATGAGGTCAGACTCAACCAGATAC contains:
- the LOC8055123 gene encoding 4-coumarate--CoA ligase-like 3 isoform X2, which gives rise to MQDAVAASGPANAAATFYSAATGVYASTHPPVALPSDPSLSLVPHIFARLPAARPDAPALLDAATAEALSRADLRRLVSALAAGLRRRGGLRGGDVVLLALPNSVAFPVAFLAVLAAGSVATTMSPSSAPAEIAARVRDTSPALVFAAPDNVGKLPPLRVPVVLVPDAFHHLGDDGAPEFAPFRELLLFDSEPLMAPPVGQDDAAAILYSSGTGGRSKGVVLTHRNLIATVELFVRFEASQYAAPACDNVYLAALPMFHVYGLALFAVGLLSLGSTVVVMKRFDAGDAVKAIHRFKVTHFPVVPPIMAALVHATKPAAMPLESLVQVSTGAAPSSGRLIDDFVKAFPHVDFIQGYGMTESAAVGTRGFNTKQKKYASVGLLAPNMHARIVHMETACCLPPGSCGELWLHGPAIMKGYLNHQDSRAINDGWLRTGDIAYFDFDGYLYIVGRLKEVIKYKGFQIAPADLEAILIEHPGIVDVAVTSTEDKEAGEIPVAFVVRKSGSGLSCTQVMDYVAKQVSPYKKVRKVVFVESIPKSPAGKVLRRLLKDSLAASAVAGPTSYSESNPMRHSRL
- the LOC8055123 gene encoding 4-coumarate--CoA ligase-like 3 isoform X1; its protein translation is MQDAVAASGPANAAATFYSAATGVYASTHPPVALPSDPSLSLVPHIFARLPAARPDAPALLDAATAEALSRADLRRLVSALAAGLRRRGGLRGGDVVLLALPNSVAFPVAFLAVLAAGSVATTMSPSSAPAEIAARVRDTSPALVFAAPDNVGKLPPLRVPVVLVPDAFHHLGDDGAPEFAPFRELLLFDSEPLMAPPVGQDDAAAILYSSGTGGRSKGVVLTHRNLIATVELFVRFEASQYAAPACDNVYLAALPMFHVYGLALFAVGLLSLGSTVVVMKRFDAGDAVKAIHRFKVTHFPVVPPIMAALVHATKPAAMPLESLVQVSTGAAPSSGRLIDDFVKAFPHVDFIQGYGMTESAAVGTRGFNTKQKKYASVGLLAPNMHARIVHMETACCLPPGSCGELWLHGPAIMKARLITGYLNHQDSRAINDGWLRTGDIAYFDFDGYLYIVGRLKEVIKYKGFQIAPADLEAILIEHPGIVDVAVTSTEDKEAGEIPVAFVVRKSGSGLSCTQVMDYVAKQVSPYKKVRKVVFVESIPKSPAGKVLRRLLKDSLAASAVAGPTSYSESNPMRHSRL